The Stieleria maiorica genome includes the window AGACTCCCGCGAGTTCACAGACTTTTTCGGACTCAAACCGGGGCACACTCTAGTGGATTTGACAATGGCGATTGCTCCGATCCCGGAATTTCAGATCGACGAGTGGACTCGCGATCGCATGCTTTACCAGATCATCGAATTGACCGACACGAAGATGCTCCTCAGAATTCTGAACCACACCTACGAGCGCCCGGCCTATCAGCGGTTTGAGAGGATTTCTAATCAACTTGATATTTGACGCAAAGTAGCGATACACTGCGATAACAATGCCGTGCACCGAAGGACGGGCTGCGCGGTTTTTGAAGTGGAAAATCAATCGTCCGTCCTCGGTGACGGCCACCGTTACCCGAATTGGTTCACACGTAGTACAAATCGCTGATGGAAACCGAGCGATTTCACGAGGCGACGTTGATTACTGTTTTTCGAGGCAAACGCTGGCGACGACATTCTGTTCAGCGATTGCCATTGATAGCAACTGCAGTTTTGTTTTGTGTTGCGGTACTGACTGTCTACCTGCTTTTACATCCAACGTCGGTGACGGATGACGCTTTGTCACTGGTTGCATTGACAGGACTCGCTTCGACGGCCACGTTTGTCTCATACAAGCTTCTTCCAAGGCTCGTAGTTCGCGCAAATGCTCAATTCTACTTGGAGGCTCCCGGTTGCTCTGCGACATGCATGAACCCAAACCACGAAACGGATGTCCGCATTCGGAGAATCAATGATCGGCTCGTGTACATATCGACGACGGATGGTAAATTCGAGCTGATTGCTCATCGGCAACGCTTGGCTGATACTGAATCGGGTAACAATCGCGTGCACCCGAGTACGCGAGTTGGGCGGTCTTGAAGTTGAATATTTTCCGCGCGTACCGGGTGACGCGTGACGTTCGCCGACGATATGAAACGTGAACATTGATACCGTGAACAGTCCGAACCCGACACCGAAAAGCTGGCTCGCTGCGCTGGTTGGCCTGATCAAGAAGACACCGTCAGTGGTTGCTTCATCTACCGACAATGTTCTTGCCGTCGTTCTCGATGACACATTTTTAGAATCCGTCCCAATCGCGTCGACTGCCTACAAATCGCTTAAGGCGATTCGCGCCGGTCGCGATGCACTACTGGAACACAAATTGGAGCGATTTCTGCACGGACTCTCTGATATCCCTGAAGACGCAATCAACGAGCATATTGAGCAACTTGAGGCTGATGGGCGTTACGCCTCCGATGTTGGGACGTCGCTATTGCTGCTAATCGACCAGTTGGACGACGTCGGTAAGGCGGAGATGCTTGCGAAGGTATGGGCTGCATACCTCCGTGACGAAATCAACGCCACTGAGCTTTTCAATTTGTGCGAAGCAATTAAGACGATTCGTTGGCTACACATTGATGCTATTCGTGATCTACTGGGCAACGAGACGGAGACACGTTTGCTCACGCGCGTAGCGAGTGAATGGCGCGAACCTAACACGGAGATTCGTTTCATTTGGAAAGAGCAAGAAAAGTTTTGCTCTAACCTCGACGACTACGAGATTCTAATGCAACTTTCCAACGCGGGCTTGCTGACACGAGTGGTTCGTGGTGGTGGTGGAATGGGACAGCGTGGTGGGCTCGTCATAAACCAAACTGCGCGTCTTTTCTATCGAATCCTACTTGCCGATGCGTGAGTCTGCGGCGAACCATCCGATGCACCGAAGGACCGGTGGTCAGTTTTCACGAATGGATGCTCAACTCCCGGTCCTCGGTGATCGGTGACGTTCACGCTCGCGACTGCTTGAAACGGGTTCCGAGATTTGCGTTCATTCGCGTGGATTAGCGGTTCGTGTATCCGGCGTTTGGGCACCGCTAATGAACACCGATGAACGCTAATGCCAGTACCCGAGCTTGCGGCCACCGGGATTCATCAGACCTCTGTTTCCTGTTATTCGCTCCTGCAGTCACGGTTCGACAGGTGCGCTGACATACTTGCTGGAAGGGCCTCACGCAAAGTCGCCAAGCCGCAAAGATTTGACCTCGCTTCTTTGCGGCTTGGCGTCTTTGCGTGATTCTTGTCTCACTTGGTGCACAGTCGACTCGGCCGAAGTCGACAAACCGGTGCCTGTCGAATGCAACGCTGACAGCCGACACCTGACGCGCCGACTGCTGTTTGGAGACTCGATTTTCCTCGGCGATTCCGGTCGAGTACACTGGCCACCAGCGACGATGGCTCAAGCTGTCGTCGTGGCCGATCCGCGTGAACCAAGTGGTGCACCGCAGTCGGCGAGTTGAGTTTGTATTTGAGTTCAGTTTCATCGCGCCGACGCGGTGACCACCGACGTTCGCGCTGCTAACCGACGCCCGGCAGCGACGGCCCACCTCTTCTCTGTGTCCCTCTGCGACCTCAGTGATTGTTGATTCATCCACGGTTTAATTGGTGCGCGCGAAGTGGAAGATGTGGCAGACGAATGATTGGCAGACGAATAGGAGAGAATCGATCAACGTCGGCAGAACGAGCTGCAATCATTCGTCTGCCATCCATTCGTTTGCCACATGGCTTGACATCGAAGGAAAGGCCCAGCCTTCTGTGCCTCAAGGTTTTCGATGCATCGGACGGTGTTCCATTGTGTTTGTCAGAAGAGACCAGCCAGCATCCAATGGGGCACGTTCCGAGGCAATCCGACGTCCAAAATGCCGGCCGCAAATTGGGTCACTGGATGCCCCACGGCGACTCCAATCGAGTACATTGGCCATCAGCGGCGCTGGTTTTCACGGTCGTCGTGGCCGATGCGCGTGAACTAAGTGGTGCACCGCAGTCGGCGAGTCGAGTTTGTTTTTGAGTTCCGGTCGATCGCGCCGACGCGGTGACCACTGACGTTACCCCAGCTAGGAGCACGCGACCTGACGTTCCATGCGACGTGTTTTGATTACTGTCGTTACGTTGACTGTTTGTTTGCTTGCCGTTTTCGGAATCGCAAAAGCGTTGTCGTTTGCCAAACAGGTGATCGGTATTCCGCGCGAAGCATATGCTTCGGACTGGACTGCCGTTTTCATCATTGATCACATTCGCACGTCGGGTGAATGGCCAACCGGATGGCACGATCTACGTGACGAGTATGATCGTCTCGCCGTTCCGCAACACTACGCTTGGACATTCGAGGAACTTCAATCTCTTATCACCGTCGACTGGGATGTAGATATTTCTGAACTCCGAGACTCAGACGTGCCTTTAGATCACGTGCGTCTGACCAGCGGTCGCCAAGTGAGTTACGGTGGCGATCCGGACAAATTGATTCATGATTACATCCAGACTGGTGAGGACCCAAACCAGATCCGCGAGAAGATTGGCATACACCGCGAAAAGCCGAAGGGGTAACCATCGCGTGCACGCGGAGGCCCGTTGGCGCGATTTCACGGATGGATACTCAACTCACGGGCCCCGGTGACGCGGGCCGTTCGCGGCGGTAGACTTGGCTGCGATGGTCCGGCGCCTGTCGTCCATGCTGCTGACGGGTGCGCTCGAATTTGGCCCACTTGATGTCGTCGAACCTCCGTTTCCTGGGATTCGCTCTTGATGTCACGGTATGACGGGTGCGCGGTCGACTCGGCTGACGAAGACAAGCCGACGCCTGACGACTTCAATGCTGAAAACCGACGCCTGAAATGCTGACTGGAGATTGGGAGGTTCGAATTTCCCGTGGCGATTCGAATCGAGTACATTGGCAAACCGCGACGATGTTTCAAGCCGGCGTGCCGACCGGCGCCACGAACCGGGCGATGCACCCCAGCACACTCATTGTTGCGAGACGCAAACTTTTACCCGATTCGGTCATCACGCTCACGCCATCTCAATCGTAAAGGTCCGTGTGCGAGGTGATCGCTGATGTTCGTCGACTGAGGTTCTGTGGATTACTTCCTTATCGAAACTGTGGTTTCTCGGAAACACCATCGCAACATGAACATGCGTGGTGGAGCGATACGATGATACGCTCGCTGGCAGCCTTAGCCCTAATGATCAGTAGCCAGCTCTCGGCTGAGGCCTGCCTCTGGGACCGGGACACTCCCGCCGAAGAGGCCAGCGGAATGCCCGAGGTTGTCGCCGCGTTGACCGGCCGGTTTACACGGAATCCGCCGCTTTACTACGAGATGCGACTAGCCCGAGTCTCACGTCACCTCCAAAGCCATCCTGACGACCTCGCCGCCTACGACGATGCCGGCGTCGCCTGCGACCGCCTTGGGCTGGGGGACGAGGCGATATCCTGGATGGACCGGAAGTGGGTGGAACTGGAGAAGCTCGACTCCTCTCGTCCCGAAGTCCGGGAGCACCGTTACCGGTATCATGCGAATCTCGGCACGTTTCTCATCCATCGCTGGGCGAGACAAGGTGCCGACCGATCGAGGCTCGACGAGCTCGAGTCCGCTTGCGACGAGATCGCTAAGGCTCTTGAGATCAACCCGGACGCACATTTCGGCCGTGAAAAGTACCAGTTGCAAGCGATGAAGTGGATCGTTAATCCGCCACAAATCGACAATTCTCAATACCTTCCCAATCTCCTTGATTGGAGCTTCCAAGATATCTACAGTGAACTAACCGAACCCGAGGAGGCCAATGAGGCCGTCCGGGGCCTCGCCGGTCTGATCGTGCTTGGGGATGCTTGGGAGAGCGTAGATGTCTTTCACGCCTTGAACGTTGCACTTCAACGCAATTCCACGGGTTACTCTCGGGGCCGTGATGGCGGACGGAATTCGCTCGCGTATTTTGCTTGGCTCCGTTGCATGGAGTTGGTGGACTCGGGCCAGCACTCATTCTTGCCTGACGCGCCGAAGGGAGAAAATCTGAAAGCGTTACTTCCTCCGCCCGATTTCGTGAAGGCGGAGCTACTGCTCGATCCCGCCTATCGGCAGCTTCGCACCGAGGCGGACGCTTGGCACGCGGAGCGAGTCGCATTCATGTCGCGGCGGCTGCAAACGGGCCGCCACCCTGACACGGATCCGAGCTTCTGGGACGGATATACCGCGCGACCCGCGCCAGAATTACCGTCTTCATCAGTCCCGGACGCCTACAACGAATGGATGGAGAGACGTAGAACGCTGGTATTGCTGGTTGTCGTCGGTGTACCATTGCTCCTAACAGGATTGGTGCTCGGAACGTGGATCGTCCGGAAGTCCAAAGCAAGATTGGCGTGACCAATGGGATTAGTTGCTTGGTCGCGCTGACAAGTTGGTGCGACCGACCGCGCAACATACCGTCGCCGATCGGACACTCGACGAACCAGGCGATGAACGGGAGTTGCGGGTGCCGTTGTTTTGTGAGTTCACGTCGCTTGGCCGCAACCCGTTATCGCTAGACGTTCGTCGACTAAAGTGCTCCATTTCGTTGGTTTTCACGTAGCTTCGAACGAATCTGGATCTCTTGGTCGCATCGCTGTAGAATGGATGCAACTGAAAAAAGGCAGGTGATCCATGACTGTAGAGCAAGCCATTTCTGAGATTTCGTCTCTCTCGATCGACGAGCAGCTGCGCGTTGTGCAGGCAATCTGGGATCGTATGCCGCAGGACGCGGGTACGGCACTGTCTGATCGGCAACGGGCCGAACTTGACCGACGTTTGGCAGATTACCGCGATAATCCCGATTCCGCGCTAACGGAGTCGCAATTGCGTAAACAGATCGGTGATGCTCGCACGTGATGGACGTCCGCTACGCCAAAGAAGTTCGCGACGATCTTCTGTCCTCTATGGCATGGCTCGATGAGCGTCGTGACGGACTTGGCGACGAGTTGGAAACGGAGTTCTTTACTTCGGTTTCAATCGTCCGAGATCGCCCATTGTCGTTTGCTGCCGACCACACGGGGTACCGCGCCTGCCGCCTTCGTCGTTTCACGGCCGTCCTATACTACCGCATTGAATCGGACGTCGTTGTCATAGTGGGATTGTTCGTTGGTGGTCGTGACGAATCTCGATTAAAAGACCGCGGCGAACCAGACGATGCACGTGAGTCGCCGAGTTGACCGTATTGAAGTGGTGCGTCGTTCGCGGCGACCACGTGATCGTTATCGTTCGCGGCGGTAGACTTGGCTGCGATGGTCCGGCGCCTGTCGTCTATGCTGCTGACGGGTGCGCTCGAATTTGGCCCACTTGATGTCGTCGAACCTCCGTTTCCTGGGATTCGCTCTTGATGTCACGGTATGACGGGTGCGCGGTCGACTCGGCTGAGACAAGCAAACCGATGCCTGTCGATCGATTACGAGCACGAGCACCGCGATGCTGAGCACGAGCACGAGAAGACCAGTGCTGACAACCGACGCCTGACATCCCGACTGGAGATTGGGACACTGGAATTCCCCCACGGCGATTCGAATCGAATACATTGGCAATTCGCGACGATGTTTCAAACCGGCGTGCCGACCGGCGCCACGAACCCGGCGATGCACCCCAGCACACTCATTGTTGCGAGACGCAAACTTCCACCGCCGTCTCGATCATCAAGCTGACGCGATCTCGATCGTAGAGGTCCGCATGCGAGGTAATCGCTGACGTTCGTGGCGGTAGACGTGACTGTGATGGTCCGGCGCCTGTCGTCCATGCTGCTGACGGGTGCGCTTGAATTTGGCCCACTTGGTGTCGTCGAACCTCCGTTTCCTGGGAATCGCTCTTGATGTCACGGTTTGACGGGTGCGCGGTCGACTCACCTGACGAAAGACAAACCGACACCTGTCGACTTCCATGCTGACGACCGACGCCTGACGTGCCGGCTGGAGATCGGGATGCTGGAATTTCCCCACGGCGATTCGAATCGAGTACATTGGCGATTCCCGACGATGTTTCAAGCCGGCGTGCCGACCGGCGCCACGAACCCGGCGATGCACCCCAGCACACTCATTGTTGCGATACACAAACTTTCACCCCGATTCGATCATCACGCTCACGCCATCTCAATCGTGAAGGCCCGTGTGCGAGGTGATCGCTGTTGTTCGCCCACCTAACGAATGAAACCATTCACACCAAAATCTACGGCTTACATGAGACCAGGGCAGTACTGGAGCCTTCCGCTAAAGGCTGGCCGTTTTGGTTGTGGCGTTGTGCTGTCACGCGTTGAACGCGAAGGAAAACCAGACACTCGAATGTTCTTAGCCGGACTGCTTGAATGGATCGGCGATTCGCAACCGACAGAAGAATTGATTGTGAATCGGCCAATTGCCAAGAAATGCTTTGCGCACATTAAGATGATTCAAATGACGGGTGGACAACTCATTGGCGAGTTTGCCCCTTGGTGGGAAGTCGATACCCTTGTTCCATTCAGCGACGACATGCCAACGGCGGGATACAATGTGTTTACTGTCCTCGCGCAAAAGCAAGCTGATGGGACGTCGTAATGCGTGGGGGCGAACCACGCGATGAACCGAAGTCGCGGAGTCGTCGTTTTTGACAATGGAAAATCAATCGCCGCGACTCGGTTATCGCGGCCGTTCGCCAGTAATAGAGAGATTCATCTTGATGCAACTACACAAAATGATCACGGTATTTATTGCCTCCGCATTACTTCCACTGTCGGCTTGCTTTGCTGACATTGTGATCGATTTCGACGACCAGCCTGTTGCCGGACCGGTTGCGACCACTAACGGAGATGTCTATTCCTCGCTGGGCATCTTATTCGCGTCGGGGGACATCCCCGACGTCGTCAACTTAGGGGATGTCATCACCTTGTCAAATCGCACCGAACAGTTCTCAATAATCTCGAACACTTCACCTCGCAGCGTTCCAAATTTCGCGGGTGCTGAAGGACTTGGGTTGCGCGACACATTGATGACGTTCAGCCAGCGCGCAACGTCGGTTTCACTCGACCTCGACGCCAACTTTGGCGAACCCGCCGATACGGTTCGTCTTCTCGGACTTCAGGCAACAGGGACGATGAATTCTTTTCGTGTCCTTGCGATCACGGAAGTGCTCGACAACGTTTTTTCCCGGGTTACGATCAATTCAACGAGTTCTACGTTTGATGCTGCGATATTTCAAGTAACGACGGAAACCGAAGGTTTCGACAACCTAGCCGTGACCTCTGTACCGGAACCATCGAGCGTCATGGGAATCGCAACTTGTGCTGCAATTGTCGCTATTGGACGGCGACGCAGATCGGCGCGACGTAAACATGGCGAACCAGGCGATGAACCTAAGTCGCGGTGCTGTACTTTTTGACAATGGAAAATCAATCGCCGCGACTCGGTTATCGCTGTCGTTCGTGGCGGAAGAAGTGGCTGCGATGGTCCGGCGCCTGTCGTCCATGCTGGTGACGGGAGCGATTGGATTGGGCCCACTTGATGTCATCGAACCTCCGTTTCCTGGGATTCGCTCTTGGTGTCACGGTTTGACGGGTGCGCGGTCGACTTTGCCGACGAAGACAAACCGGCGCCTGTCGACTTCAATGCTGACAACCGACGCCTGACATGCTGACTGGAGATTGAGACACTGGAATCTCCCACGGCGATTCAAATCGAGTACATTGGCAAGCCGCAACCATGATTCAAACCGGCGTGCCGACCAACGCCACGAACCCGGCGATGCACCCCAGCACACTCATTGTTGCGAGACGCAAACTTCCGCACCGATTCGATCATCACGCTCACGCCATCTCAATCAGAAAGGCCCGTGTGCGAGGTGATCGCTGATGTTCTGCCTTGGAGGCCAATGCTGCAGCATGAGTGATAGCGTCTTCAAATTTCACCCGCTGGATGCGCGTTGCGAACTCTCGCCCGACGATGCCGCAAGAATCAAGGCACTCGTTTCCGAACACAATCCGTCATCGATCGACCCAGATTCCTTCTCGCTTGAAAGTTTTGGGACTCCCCAATTCTTGGACTGTGGTACCAGGTTTGAACGTGTTTGCTGTCCGCAATGCGGCGAACCGCTTAATCGCACGGATTGGCAATCGGCGATGGATGCCGACTATTCCGTAGCGACTGGATTCCGGCTATCGGAGCCGATACGTTGCCCATGCGGCAACACGACAACATTGGACAAATTGACGTATCACGCAGCGTGTGCATTTGCGTCTGCATGTCTTTCCGTTCGCGTACATTCACACTTTTTCACTGGATGGCTACACGAACTGCCTGCGTTTGGATTCGTCGAAGCAACATACTGACTATCTTGCCTCAGCAGAGAATTGGCAGAACAATGGGTTGGACGCGGAGGCCTCGAAAGCGTCTTTTTAAATGGTTGATCTTTCGCTCGGCCCCGGTCAACCCTGCCGTTCTGCTTAATTGGAGTGCTGAATACTTGTGAGTTTCAACCTGCCAGACAATCGCATATTGAAGGTCACGGAGGGCGCCTGGCGTGACGTTGTCTATCCAGCCAAGGCGATCGTACAACTAAAGCTGGTTCCGTCTGATTACTTCGAACCTGTCAGCGAGGACGAGAGCAGGTCCTGCGTTCCGCAAGGCGGAACGGACTTCCGCTTTTTGCTAAACGGCAACAATGGCCGAATGACGCTGCATGGCAAGACAATGATGCCACCACTTTCAGTTACCTTTGATATCAACGACGGCGCGTGGGACGTGTCTTTCGTGGGGGCAACGATGCAGATCTCGAGCAACCTGGATTCTGAGGATAGGATCAACTCATTCTTGACAAATTGCGAAAAAATCATTCCCGCCCTGCTTTCGGTTTGTCTCGGGATAGCTATTCGTTCGGACGAAACGTTGATCCGTATCGGTGATTATGTTGAGGCGCGATCAGAGACGATTTTTGCGCCTCATACCGTTCGTGTCATTGATCCTGATTCTCGCATCCAGGAACTCGCTGACTCACTTCCGGTCATCGTGAAGTGTATGGACTCGGCGCGATATGTGTTGGCTGCCACGTATCTCCGAGAGGCCATTGAATTTAACAGTTCCTATGGACAACAAAATCCTTACGTAAGATCGCTTGAAACGATTTTAGGGTGTGCCAAGGTCATTGAAGTGCTATTCAGTGGGCAGAACGATACCATTCGCGACAAGTGCCGCGAATTAGGAATAGATGACGATGTGATCGAACACGAGATCGTTCGAATCAATATGGCGCGAAGCAAATTAGGTCCGGCTCACTCAAGTCGCTTTGTGCCAAATTCGACTGAGGCCGAAGTGCTACGCGTTTTTGCGTCGAGAGCAATTGTCACGGTTCGTGAGTTACTTCTCTTGATCAGCAAGAAGCGTTTTACTGACTTTCCCTATTTGTTAGAACCCGCGGGAAGAAGTCGTGACAAGGAGGCGTTCCTGGAAAAATTAAGGGAAACACTTGAGCGTCCGACTTGGAGACCGAGCGGAGACTCGGAGCCAAGGAACTTTGCTTTTCACGATCCACGTCTGTCAGGAGCAGAGCAAGAAAACGAAGCTCCAGCAGAACCTTCGGATGCACGACGAGTCGGCGAGTCGGATTAAATTGAAGTGTTGAATCTATTGCGCCGACCGCGTGATCCGTGACGTTCGCGGCGGTAGACTTGGCTGCGATGGTCCGGCGCCTGTCGTCCATGCTGCTGACGGGTGCGCTCGAATTTGGCCCACTTGATGTCGTCGAACCTCCGTTTCCTGGGATTCGCTCTTGATGTCACGGTATGACGGGTGCGCGGTCGACTCGGCTGACGAAGACAAGCCGACGCCTGACGACTTCAATGCTGAAAACCGACGCCTGAAATGCTGACTGGAGATTGGGAGGTTCGAATTTCCCGTGGCGATTCGAATCGAGTACATTGGCAAACCGCGACGATGTTTCAAGCCGGCGTGCCGACCGGCGCCACGAACCGGGCGATGCACCCCAGCACACTCATTGTTGCGAGACGCAAACTTTTACCCGATTCGGTCATCACGCTCACGCCATCTCAATCGTAAAGGTCCGTGTGCGAGGTGATCGCTGATGTTCGCGCTGCTAACCGACGCCCGGCAGCGACGGCCCACCTCTTCTCTGTGTCCCTCTGCGACCTCAGTGATTGTTGATTCATCCACGGTTCAATTGGTGCGCCCGAAGTGGAAGATGTGGCAGACGAATGATTGGCAGACGAATAGGAGAGAATCGATCAACGTCGGCAGAACGAGCTGCAATCATTCGTCTGCCATCCATTCGTTTGCCACATGGCTTGACATCGAAGGAAAGGCCCAGCCTTCTGTGCCTCAAGGTTTTCGATGCATCGGACGGTGTTCCATTGTGTTTGTCAGAAGAGACCAGCCAGCATCCAATGGGGCACGTTCCGAGGCAATCCGACGTCCAAAATGCCGGCCGCAAATTGGGTCACTGGATGCCCCACGGCGACTCCAATCGAGTACATTGGCCATCAGCGGCGCTGGTTTTCACGGTCGTCGTGGCCGATGCGCGTGAACTAAGTGGTGCACCGCAGTCGGCGAGTCGAGTTTGTTTTTGAGTTCCGGTCGATCGCGCCGACGCGGTGACCACTGACGTTCACGCTTCCAACCGACGCGTGACACGCCAGTCACTACGATTCGTGTCATTCGAGTGATTCGTGGACAAATCTCTTCTCCGCTATGCGCATTCTGGTCCAACGCCTGACATCCCGACTGCGATTGGTGCGCTCGAATTGCGCTCATCGGATTTCATCAGACCTCTATTTCTTGGGATTCGCTCCTGACGTCATCGTTCGAGCGGTGCGCGGTCGACTCGGCAGACGATGACAAACCGACGCCTGACGATTGCAACGCTGACAACCGACACCCGAAGTGCTGACCGCAGATTGGGACGCTCGATTTCCCTTGGCCATTCCGATCGAGTACATTGGCCATCAGCGACGATGGCTCAAGCTGTCGTCGTGGCCGATCCGCGTGAACCAAGTGGTGCACCGCAGTCGGCGAGTCGAGTTTGTTTTTGAGTTCCGGTCCATCGCGCCGACGCGGTGACCACAGGCCGTTATTCCATAGATTCTGAGTTTTTATGGCACGCGACGATTTTAGTGCACCAACGAAGCGAACGATTGCACAGCGATCGGGATACGTCTGCGCCTATCCGAATTGCTTGGCTCCGACATCCGGCCCAGCGCTGGACGGCGAATCGGCCGTCAATATTGGCGTTGCTGCACACATCTGCGCTGCATCTGAAAACGGTCCACGCTACGACCCAACAATGACAGAGCAAGAGCGTGCCGATGCCGAAAACGGCATCTGGATGTGTGCGAATCACTCTACGCTTATCGACAGAGATGACGATAAATACACCGTTGACGTTCTGCGCGACTGGAAATACGAAGCCGAGGACCGCGCAATGAAAATGTTGGGACAGCCACGTGGGTGCGCGAAAGGCTCGCTTGCGAGTGTGTCCCCCGCGTCACGGCTTGGTGCCGAACAAAGCGTGCTCGTTGATGGTCAGCCGATTCCCTATGTATCGACGTTCGACGCTGACGATGAAGAAGAGCAGATGACGTGGTACGTAAGCGCGTTCGTGATTCAGTTTTCGATTCAGAAACGTCCAAGCCTCAAGAATGCTGTGCTGGATCATCTTGTTGTTACCGTCCACGAGACGAAAACGATCCCAGAATACCAACCCTTGATGGGCGTTTACCCATCAGAGGTCAACCTCTTCTACGTTGAAATTGACAAGAACAACGGCACGATCCCCCGCGAATTCAGGCCTACGCGTTACTACACGAAACAAACTGATTCTGAGCCAGAGCAACAGCATTATCCACAGCCCATGGTGCTGGACGACGACATTCCAGCTCAGATTGCGGTTCGATTCAATTCAAAGTCTTCTGGCATGTTCCTGATGTCGATGGACGCTGTGGTGACTGCTGGGGATGAACATGAGACGTTACCAATCATGCCTCCTCAATGGACAATCTTTGAAGAGCCAGAACCGTACGAGGACATGGAATAACAATGCGATGCACGACGAGCCGCCGAGTCGTGCTTTTTTGAACTGGTTGATCACTCGCGGCGGCCGCGTGATCGCTGCCGTTCGTAGCGGTAGACGTGGCTGCGATGGTCCGGCGCCTGTCGTCCGTGCTGCTGACGGGGGCGCTCGAATTTGGCCCACTTGATGTCGTCCAACCTCTGTTGCCTAAGATTCGCTTTTGATGTCACGGTTTGACGGGTGCGCGGTCGATTCGG containing:
- a CDS encoding Imm26 family immunity protein encodes the protein MKPFTPKSTAYMRPGQYWSLPLKAGRFGCGVVLSRVEREGKPDTRMFLAGLLEWIGDSQPTEELIVNRPIAKKCFAHIKMIQMTGGQLIGEFAPWWEVDTLVPFSDDMPTAGYNVFTVLAQKQADGTS
- a CDS encoding addiction module protein, producing MTVEQAISEISSLSIDEQLRVVQAIWDRMPQDAGTALSDRQRAELDRRLADYRDNPDSALTESQLRKQIGDART
- a CDS encoding PEP-CTERM sorting domain-containing protein (PEP-CTERM proteins occur, often in large numbers, in the proteomes of bacteria that also encode an exosortase, a predicted intramembrane cysteine proteinase. The presence of a PEP-CTERM domain at a protein's C-terminus predicts cleavage within the sorting domain, followed by covalent anchoring to some some component of the (usually Gram-negative) cell surface. Many PEP-CTERM proteins exhibit an unusual sequence composition that includes large numbers of potential glycosylation sites. Expression of one such protein has been shown restore the ability of a bacterium to form floc, a type of biofilm.), with protein sequence MQLHKMITVFIASALLPLSACFADIVIDFDDQPVAGPVATTNGDVYSSLGILFASGDIPDVVNLGDVITLSNRTEQFSIISNTSPRSVPNFAGAEGLGLRDTLMTFSQRATSVSLDLDANFGEPADTVRLLGLQATGTMNSFRVLAITEVLDNVFSRVTINSTSSTFDAAIFQVTTETEGFDNLAVTSVPEPSSVMGIATCAAIVAIGRRRRSARRKHGEPGDEPKSRCCTF